The stretch of DNA CAAAAGAGGGGCTCTTTTTTTGTTATTTTCGTATTATGTATAATATTCATTTTATTTTATCGTTGTTTCTTGCAACGTTTCTTTCGTTCTTTTTCTGTCGATGCAAGAAAAAGAGATTCCTACCTGTTTTCATTACACCTATTGTTTTTTGTTTTGTTTTTTAATTACGATTATGGATTATCCCTCGGTGGGATAGCACCTATAATTATTTCGTATTTTTTTTGATTAATTCTAGCAATCAAAAGTCAATGAAGCCTCGTCAATACTCATCCTTAGATATTTTTCCCACTTTATTGGAAGCGATGGGATTTGAACTTGAACATCGTGGAATTGCATTGGGGCGCTCGTTGTTTTCTGATAGTTTGACAATGCTTGAACTCTATGGCCGCAAAACATTGGATAGTCTTTTACGAGAACGAAGTATTCAATACGACAAGTTTTTATTTGGAAATTAAACAGCGACACGCCATTCGCTATTGACTGCGCAGTCGTTGAGAGCAACACTGGCCTTAGCCGTCCATATAGTCTGATCACTTTCAGGCAATGCTGTGGTACCATTAACATAACCAGTCTTCGCATCGCTGTATTCAAAGTTTATGGTCTGAGAAACAGCAGAAGCCGTGTTGGAACCTGTAGTAGTGATGTTACCCGGTGCAGTATAGCCGATGATACCAATGTTACCGTAGTTCAGACCGGTTTCAGACACATAGGCCTGCTGCAACTCTTCAGACTTTTACATATCGTTGCTTGCTGCTTTGCGGTTTCTCGGGAAGCGTCAACTTTAGAGATCCGCTATTTATTAACGGTTGAACAATGTGGCTCATCGTGTAGAAACGCGACTTGCCCGTAAATGCCTGCAATTCCGCACGGCTTCTTGGAACCGAACAGAACGCTAGTATATCGCTCGGCTTGCCTGAATACTCCTGTTCGGTCACAGAATTATAGAGGATTGCGTAAAACTCTCCATGTCGTACCGAAAACTCTGCAGGGAGAAGTCCTGCATCCTGCATCTCCTTTTGTATTGTTGGTATTCCCGAATAACGTTTTTCCGTAACCTTCAAGATTTCAAGAATGTTTGCAAGGACCGCATTTCGTGTATCGGGGCGAACCTTGCCTAGATTGCTTAAGGTAATTTTCCCGTAGAGTCCGCCACTGTTGATGACCTGGAGTCTGTCATCGTACATTTCAATGCGAACAGGAACATTTTCGGAATAAATGCTGTAATCTCGATGAACTAGAGCGTTCAGGATGATTTCACGAACAGCCACAATGGGGTATTCTTCTTTGTCAACCCGCCTTCCTTCTTTGTCTATAATCGTTTTATGACGGCTGTTTTTTTGAACAAAAGAAATTGCGTCTTCCAGCATCTGCGGGATTGTTCCGGTTATTCTAGCGTTATCGATAAAACGTTCTCCCGAATTTCCGAGTATCCCCATTTCTTTGCCAGGAATTCGAACTGCAGTTATGCAGAATTGGGGAAGATATCCCTGAGGGTATTTTGAAAAAGCAAGTATTCCGGCCACTGTCGGCACTCCCGAATGAAGAACGCCCATCAGCTCCAAAATTTCTGCGTCGTCTACATTTATTGCCAGATTTTTTCGTTCTTTTTTGCACTGTTGGATATATCCGTCAAGGTCTGATTTGTTCAATGATTGAATGGGTACATCTGAAATCGGCCTAGCATCGTCGCGGATGTGCTTACGGTAAGCTTCGTAACTATAAACCTCGTATTCGCTCATCGGTTCGTCGGAATCACCGACTCTAACGAACGACCCCTTGATCCGTCCAATTCCTTTATAGAATACGGGGCGGTGAACGATTTCTACTCCAGGTATTTCAGCGGAAACGACCTTTTTGTCGTTGATGGTGCAAACCGTGAAAAGGGGCCGGACACAAGGCTCCATTTCCTTGCACTGCTCATTCACTTTTTTTTGAATATCCTGAGCGTCATATACCCCTACAACATCGTAATTCTGTTTCTCGTCAACGCCAAAGACAATCGTCCCGCCTTCATCTTGATTCGAAAAAGAAGACAAGGAGTCGTACAAGCGTTTGGGACAGCCTTCATGGGCAGCCTTAAGCTCAAGATGTTGTGTTTCGCAACGATTGGATTGAATCTGCTTGACTAGCGATACAAGGTCCTTTTCTTGCATTTTGGCGTCTCCGATTGATTGTTGACAAATAATATACATTTTTTAGCAACAAAAAATATAAAGTTTGACAACTATTTAGCCAATTTGGCAAACTTTTTGCAAATTTACCAAATAGTTGGTAAATTCTGAGAATTATTTGCAAGACAGAAAGAAGAATGCCGCTTTGAACACCTCTCTCAGCCACCTACGTGAAGTTGCAGCAGGCATACTTCTCCGAAGCAAACATGGCTGGTGGCTGGCAGTTGATCGGTTACATGGCTCCGAATAACGGAGAAACGACCAACTTTAAGTATGACAAGGGTGCTATTGACAAGGATGCATCTGATGCAGATACCGATCAAAAAGATGGTTGGAAGGCTGCAAATAAAGCAAATCTTAACGAATGCCAAGGTGCTGGAGATACCTTTAACTGGACTGTTAAAGTTCAGAAGAAGAGTGGCTCATCTCAGGATGACATCACCTTTACAGCTTCTGCAGGTCCTGCAGGTTGCGTAGCTCTTACCCCGACCTTCGACAAGATTGGCAAGTAATAGCTAGTTGACATAAATATTCAAAAAGAGTCCTCCTTGGGAGGACTCTTTTTTCATTTATATGATAAAATACGAGCCGGAAGAGACTCTTTTAAAGACTATTGAATCGAACGATTGGACAACCATTCCGCCAAATCCACGATACGAATACCTTCGTATTGATAAGGTTCATGTTTTGTCCTGGCTATAACCATTTTAGGATATGCGTCGTTGATTTTCAAAAGAGGCGATACCTCACGATCAAAAGTACTTTCTGTGCTAATATCATCCGAAACCTGTATGTAGATTTTTTCATCTTTTTTCAAGGCCACAAAGTCTATTTCTTTTTTATAAAGAAATCCTGCATAAATCTCATAACCACGTCGAAGAAGTTCTATGGCGACTATGTTTTCATACGCCCTGCCATAGTCCATATTTTTTGTTCCAAGCCGAGCGTACTTAAAAGAATGATCTCCCAGATAATACTTGTCTTGTGACGCAAGGTACTTTTTCCCACGAATGTCGTACTTGCGAACTTTATAGAATGCAAACGCGTTACACAGATAACCCACATACGAGCCGATCGTTTTGTCATTAACGGGAACTTTACTACTAGTCAAAGCATCTGAAATGCTTCTTAGGGATGTTATATTGGATATATTGTCAGAAAGAAAGTCGCATAGCCGTTCCAATAAAACCTTATTCCGAATATTGTATTTTTTTACGATATCTCTTAAGACAAGCGTATCAAATACGTCCTTGATGTACTTATATTTATCCGTTGAATTGTTGTACACATAGGAACCGGCCATGCCGCCGCCCTTCAAATATCGGTCAAGTGCACCCTGAATATCTGTTAATTCATAATACCGCATAAACTCAACGAAGGAGAAGGGGAACATTTCTATAGCAAAGGTTCGACCGGTGAATAACGTGGAAAGATCGCTGCTTAAAAGAAATGCATTTGATCCTGTTATGTATATGTCAAATTTTTCTGTTGCATGCAAGCCATTAATTGCTTTTTCAAAACCTTTGCACATCTGAACCTCGTCAATGAAAACGAAATTCGGAACATTTTGTTTGTATTTTTTTTGAACAAAATCATAAAGCGCATGGTATTCTGCTAAAGGCTCTGATTTAGGATCGTTGAAATTCACATGAATTACGTTTGCTTTACGGTTCTCTTTTTTTAAACGCTCCATAAACATGTCCATTAGTTTGGACTTGCCACTGCGGCGAATACCTGTAATAACCTTGATGTCCGGAGTACCGACGACAGACAACAAGCGATTTATGTATTCGATTCTTTGGATTAATTTCATTAGGAAGCCTATTTCGTTATTTCGCAATAATAAAAATAATAAAAATTGCGAAATAGATGTAGCGTGGCTGTATTTTTTGTTTCATCCTACGTGAAGTTGCAAGACGCTTATGCAGGTGAAAGTAATCAGCTTGGCTCTTGGTCCCTCATTGGTTACTCTGGTCCGGGAACCAAAATTAAGCTTTAAAGAGTCGATGCAAATCTTTTAAAAGGACCTCCATTTGGAGGCCCTTTTTTTGTATATCTGATTATTTCAATCTTCTAAATTTCACTCTTGACAATGCTTATAGGATTTGCTCATTTATGATTTAGTAAATCTAAAATGAGTAAAATATGTTTTGTGGTATGACATTTGAATAAATGGCTCGGTAATTTTGGAAAAGGCAAAAGAGGAAGTTGTCAATGAGAAATGTATTTATATTTCATATCGTGAAGAAGAAAATAGATTTACCCATTGCTATAGCAATTAACGTCCTGTTTTTTGTTTTATTTGCCGTTCTAGGAGTGCTCCGTTATGGGGCGCTTGACGATTATTTTATGTCCACCGTGCTGACGGGGGCATACGGTTCTGAGTTTGACCCGCATTTGGTGTTTGTCAATGGCGCGCTCGCTTATTGCTTGATGCCGCTTTATTATTTGTTCCCGAGTGTTGGCTGGTTTTAT from Fibrobacter sp. UWB11 encodes:
- a CDS encoding ATP-binding protein, yielding MKLIQRIEYINRLLSVVGTPDIKVITGIRRSGKSKLMDMFMERLKKENRKANVIHVNFNDPKSEPLAEYHALYDFVQKKYKQNVPNFVFIDEVQMCKGFEKAINGLHATEKFDIYITGSNAFLLSSDLSTLFTGRTFAIEMFPFSFVEFMRYYELTDIQGALDRYLKGGGMAGSYVYNNSTDKYKYIKDVFDTLVLRDIVKKYNIRNKVLLERLCDFLSDNISNITSLRSISDALTSSKVPVNDKTIGSYVGYLCNAFAFYKVRKYDIRGKKYLASQDKYYLGDHSFKYARLGTKNMDYGRAYENIVAIELLRRGYEIYAGFLYKKEIDFVALKKDEKIYIQVSDDISTESTFDREVSPLLKINDAYPKMVIARTKHEPYQYEGIRIVDLAEWLSNRSIQ
- a CDS encoding ATP-binding protein — its product is MQEKDLVSLVKQIQSNRCETQHLELKAAHEGCPKRLYDSLSSFSNQDEGGTIVFGVDEKQNYDVVGVYDAQDIQKKVNEQCKEMEPCVRPLFTVCTINDKKVVSAEIPGVEIVHRPVFYKGIGRIKGSFVRVGDSDEPMSEYEVYSYEAYRKHIRDDARPISDVPIQSLNKSDLDGYIQQCKKERKNLAINVDDAEILELMGVLHSGVPTVAGILAFSKYPQGYLPQFCITAVRIPGKEMGILGNSGERFIDNARITGTIPQMLEDAISFVQKNSRHKTIIDKEGRRVDKEEYPIVAVREIILNALVHRDYSIYSENVPVRIEMYDDRLQVINSGGLYGKITLSNLGKVRPDTRNAVLANILEILKVTEKRYSGIPTIQKEMQDAGLLPAEFSVRHGEFYAILYNSVTEQEYSGKPSDILAFCSVPRSRAELQAFTGKSRFYTMSHIVQPLINSGSLKLTLPEKPQSSKQRYVKV